The Ignavibacteria bacterium genome contains the following window.
TTATATTGCATTAAAAGATTATTTAATTAATTGTTAATGTCTGTGCTTATAGGTATCGAATTTCTAATTTTTATGTTATCCAGAATAAACTGAATTTTTAAAACCAAAAAAAATCAAATTCAAATCTTAGAGGCAGAAAAATGAGAAAAATTTTATTGGCAATGCTTTTAATCATAGTTCTTTTTAAGTCAACAATTGCTCAACATATTTATCCTAAAAGGGAATTTCGTGGTGCATGGGTTGCAACTGTTGCGAATATAGATTGGCCTGGAAATCGTAATGCAACATCAGGGCAGAAAATTTCCGAGCTTGTGCAAATCTTTGACAAATTAAAAGAAGCAAACATGAATGCTGTTTTCTTTCAAGTAAGGACTGAATGTGATGCATTGTATAAATCTAATTTTGAGCCGTGGTCATATTGGTTAACAAATGAACAAGGTAAAGAACCAGAGCCTTATTTTGATCCGCTTGAGTTTGCAATTTCAGAAGCGCACTCACGGGGGATGGAATTGCATGCCTGGTTCAATCCTTATCGAGCTGTGAAAGATACTGGTGATTATCAAATTTTTTATAAACATATTTCACAAACTAATCCTGATTGGATTTTATCGTTTGGTAATTACAAAATGCTTGATCCCGGAAATCCTGAAGTTCAAAACTATATTTTAAATGTCATAGCAGATGTCCTGACCAGATATGATGTCGATGGAATTCACTTTGACGATTATTTTTATCCTTATTCTCCAAAAGTCTCAAAAGAAGATTCAATCACATTTTCGAAATTCAATCGTGGTTTCACAAATATTGATGACTGGCGACGAGATAACATTAATTCATTAATGAAAAGAATATATGAATTAATTAAATCTTACAAACCGTATGTAAAATTTGGTATCAGTCCTTTTGGAATAGTTGAAAATAAATATGCTGGAACAGATGGGTTTAATTCATATTCAATTATTTACTGCGATCCGTTAAGCTGGATTAGAGGGAAATATATCGATTACATAATTCCTCAACTCTATTGGGAGATGGATCATCCAAAGGCACCTTACCGTAAGCTTTTGCCCTGGTGGGCTTCTGTTGTTGAAGATAGGCATTTATATATTGGACATTTTTCAAGTCGATTTCAAGCTAAAAATTACCTTGAAAAAGGTTTTGAAATTGGTGAACAAATTAAAATGAATAGAGACAATAAGAATGTGCTTGGTTCGGTATTTTTTAGTGCGAAATCAATCTACCAAAATCAAGGCGGACTATTAGATAGTCTAAAAAACAAGATTTATAAGTATCCTGCCCTGCTTCCAACAATGAATTGGATTGATTCAATTCCACCGAATAAAATTAGAAACTTAAGTTTTCAAAAAATGAGTGATAAAATAATTCTTGAATGGGACGAACCTGAAATAAATTCTCAGGGTGAAAAAGCCTATGGTTATGTTGTTTATAGATTTGTAAATAAAAATAAAGTTGATTTAGAAAACCCAGAAAACATTTTAAGTATTTTAATTCCCAAAAAAGAAAAATTTGTAGATAAAATTGATGATAAATTACAGGGTGAGATTACTTATATAATTACCGCACTGGATCGTCATCAAAATGAAAGCGAAGGTGAAAGTATAAGAATTGTAATCAAATAAAGATGAGAATAAGCAACTAATATCAAAGCCCTTTGTGGTTTTAATATTCTTGATTACCATTTTACACCCAATACAAATGAAGGATAATCAAGTTAAATCCTTTCAGGATTTGGTTTTTTATGCAGCACATAATTCGTTCTACAAATAGGTCGTCGTTATGCAACTTTAATTTGGCTGGATGTAAAAAAAATCTCTCTACAAATAGGTCGTTGCTACGCAACTTTAATTTTGATGTTGTTCAATATTTTTTCTACAAGTAGGTCATCGCTCTGCGATTTCTATTAAAATGTCTGTAGGTAATTTTTGTTTTTATCGAACTTAAAAAAGCTTCGTAGAAGCGACCTATTTGTAGAAAAGACAAGAAACAAAAAATATCAAAGCTCCATAGGAGCGACCTATTCGTAGAATTAACCACGAAGTGGTGAAATTATCATAGAATGAAATTCAAACAAACACAAAATTAAAACTCAGAAGGAGTGACATTATCAAATCAATCACAAACTTCAGAGTTTTGAATTTTTGGCCTGAAAATTTTTTTATAATGTCATCCTTTCAGGATTTTTTTATTTCTTGTCCCTGTAATTTTATCTATAATAATTTCATCCTTTCGGGATTTGATTTTTTATGCAGCACATAATTCGTTCTACAAATAGGTCGTCGTTATGCAACTTTAATTTGGCTGGATGTAAAAAAAATCTCTCTACAAATAGGTCGTTGCTACGCAACTTTAATTTTGATGTTGTTCAATATTTTTTCTACAAGTAGGTCATCGCTCTGCGATTTCTATTAAAATGTCTGTAGGTAATTTTTGTTTTTATCGAACTTAAAAAAGCTTCGTTAGAAGCGACCTATTTGTAGAAAAGACAAGAAACAAAAAATATTAAAGCTCCATAGGAGCGACCTATTTGTAGTAAAATTAACCACGAAGTGGTGAAATTATTAAAGAATGAAATTCACACAAACACAAAATTAAAACTCCGAAGTAGTGTCATTATTAAATCAATCACAAACTTCAGCGTTTTGAATTTTTGGCCTGAAAATTTTTTTCATAATGTCATTCTTTTAGGATTTTTTGATCTTGTGCCTGCAATTTTATCTATAATAATTTCATCCATTCGGGATTTTTTATGTGAAATTGATTTTTCTATAATAATTTCGTCCAATCTGGATTTAATTTTCAATTTGCTGAATTTAAATCAATCTCTTTTTTGGGAGAATTTTCTCAACTCCTAAGGAGTTGAATTTGATTAGCCCCGAATTGCATTCGGGGAATTTGTTCAAAAGAATAATCCAACCCTGAAAGGGTTGAATGTGATGTTCAAAATTTTTTTGTTTGATCTATAATTGATTTTTTAAGATCGTTTAGAACAATTTCTGTTATAATTGAACCCCTTCAGGGCTCTTTTTTTCTTCCCATTAACCCCCAATGCGATTGGGGGCTATTCACATTAAATCACTGCGGGGTTTTTATATTTTTTGTTTTTTTATGTGTAATTGTTTTTTCTATAAAAATTTCATCCATTCTGGATTTGATTTTTTATGCGGTATATCCTGCGATTATGAAATTCTTTTAATCTATCGAATACTTTATTGGTTATTCCACTAATAGTTGATAAACTCATCATGGGTTCATTAAAGAAATATTTAACTATTCTTTTTATATCTCTGTAACTTTCACCTTGTGTGAAGACTTTTGTTATAAAGTCATTTACATCACTAAGGCGTCTTTCCCATTTATTAAAAATATTATTTTGATATACCATATATCTTAATCTCGGAACTCGAATATTTTCAATTAGTCCGAACTTTGTAATTAGATGTCTTGTGTAATAACCATTACGGTACCAATTCCTTTTTATCAAAGCTTTACTCCTCTCATATTCAACTTTTGCTTCAAGTAAAGTTTCAATTAAATATTTCAGAAATCTTAATACAATTGAATTAATAAAATAAACTAGATTTTTGTTTCCTTTGAAATATTCAATATTTTCGCTTAGGTCTTTATTGAATGTTATTTTCATGGGCATTTATCCTCCATTTTTTTTCAAATTTAGTGAGGGTAAATACCTCTTTCATTTTTATCCTTTTAAACAATTTTTAAACGCTATTCTTTATTTATTAAAATACTCTTATATCTGCCCTAATACAGATGTCCTGTCTTATCATACCTTCGTTTGTAATAGCTCGTATATGTGATATTAAAATGCCTCATGAATTCCCCAAGATTACCCTGAGGTGTCTCAATAAGCAGATGGAAGTGGCTCTTCATCAATATACAGCTGAATACTTTGATATTATAAATTTTCGCTGACTGGCTTAATATCTTACAAAATGTTTTTCTGTCTGTATCATAATCAAATATCCCTTTCCTTTCATTGCCACGACAGGTAAATGAGATAAACTGCTCCAGTATAATGTATCCTTAATGGCCTCGCCATAGGTTTTTATACCATTTTTACTCTCTTTTGTCAATTGTAAAGAATTGACCTCTTTTTCCTATCATATCATCCATTTTCGCAAGAACTGTAGCAATTTGCGAGTTACTGTCAACGGAGCGAACAGGAGCCTCACGATGAAACGAACCAGATCCGCTGCCAGGCTTCCAATCATCGCATCCGCCACTCTTGTTCCAATGAACAGCGCCGTAAAACCTTGCAGAAAAATCAAGGCTAAGAGAGCCATAAATAATAGTCGTCCCCATGAAGGAAGAAAAGGAGCGAGCAGAGTGAACAGGAACATTCCAAAACAGACAGCTGCGTCGTCAGACTCTGCTGCCTAACATATAAAGTAACACAACAAAAAGCCAACCAATCAGAACGGCAAACTCGTATGGTACGATATCCGGGAACTCCATAGCTATCCCTCCATCTCAGATCCGCTATGCTTATTCATTGTTCTGCAAATGTGGATAACAATAGCCGATACATTATCTTGTCCACCTCGTTTCAAGGCTGACACTACCAGCTCTTTTGCAGGGTCCTGTGCAGTATTTAGAATTGCTTCAATTTCATCGTCTGTTATCATATCCGTTAATCCATCACTGCATAAGAGTAACACGTCGCTATCTAATAATTTGAGGTGTGCACAGTCCACGAAAACTGTCTTCCCCCCACCAAAGGAATTTAAAAGCATATGCGATGGAACACCTGTGACTGCCTTTACCGAGTGATCCTGCGATATTTGAACGAGACATCCGTCTCGCAGCCGATATAGCCGGCTATCTCCTGCATTGAAATAGTAAGCAAGTCCGCCATAAAGCAACAGAGCCACCAACGTCGTTCCCATCCCTGCCAAGTCGGGATTACGCTGTGATTCTTCTAAAACCTGTGCATGAACCTTCTGTGCCCATGAGCGAATCTGCTCTAATAATGTGGATTCTGAAAGTCCTGAAGGAACACTATGAACTTCCCGGGCCATCAATTTTAGAACCATCTCTGCTGCTACCTCTCCGGCATTATATCCTCCCATACCATCCGCCAGAGCAATGAGATAGCAGGCATCCCCATCCAGTAGAATCGACAGATCCTTCCGTCCCTCTGCTAGGATTTCCTCCCCAAGCAGAATCCTATCCTCATTCCTTTCCCTCCGGCCGGTATTGGTTAAAGCCGTAATGCGCAGTTCCATGATTTCACACCCGCTCAGTCTTGTCTTGCTTGTGATCTTTTATTTCAATGTAGAACTCAATGTTGCCGATTACAAGAAAGGATTTATCCTTCAACACCTGGGGTTTGTGTGGCTCAAGCACCTGATTATTATATTTGGTTCCGTTTGTTGAACCGAGATCTGTTACCATCCAACCCACCTGAGGGTCGAAGGTGAACTTGCAATGTTGACGGGATATTTTCTTAAAGGGTGAAAACACATCCGCAAAACGCCCTTCCGTTCTCCCGATCACATCGCCTTTTTGGATGACTATGTCAAGGTTAAGATTTCGATTAATGAGATGAAGCCCGACGGTTGGTGAATCCACCTGAAGGATTGGTCCTTTCGCCTGTGTTGTTCGAATGCTTGCCTGCTCAGGGGGAGGTACCGATGCAACAGGAGCGCCGTCCTTAAACAGGTTTGAAGCCTTAACAAGTTCTTTGCTATCAAAAGTACAAAATCGGCCCCGGCCGGGTCTGCGACACTGAGGGCAGAACTGCAACTCCTGTCCGCACTGGTCACAGAACCAGGAGTCGTCATCAATTTTTGACTTACAGTTGGGGCAAATCAGCATGTGGTTTTCCACCCGTTTTACTCAAGGTATCTACGTTTCATGTTTGTAATAATCATAAAACAGTTGGCAAAAGCTTCTTCATATTTCCTTGCGCTGATAAGTTCAACCGTCTTTAATACCAGTTGCTTGTAGAGTTGTGCGTAAATCTCGTGCGCGTTTGCTTCTCCCTCAATGGCTTTCACAATACGAGGCGCGATAGAGTAATATTCCAGGATGAGAGCGTCCCCATCAGAGAGGTTTCGCACATAAGTATCCCGGAAAGCCCGTAACACTTTCAGTTCAATGCAATCATCAGGCAGGTGCATTGCTTTAGCGCATGCAGTTGCGATGAGACAGGGGCCATCTTTTACAACCCTTCCAGACTCTTTTTCAACACGGACGCCCGTGTCATGGTCGGTGAACCAGCCCATTTTCTTTATCTTCCCAGTTTCCTTGTCAATCCGGTATCCTGTATACGACTCGGTAAACCAGCCCACTTTCTTTATCTCCCCAGTATCCTTGTCAATCCGGTATCCTGTATACGATTCGGTGAACCATCCAACTTTCTTTATCTCCCCAGTCACTGGATCGATACGGTAGGAACCATCCGTGTCCTCAATACCCATTTTTCTTAAGAGTTCTTTCAATTCTTTGTCATCCATTTTACTGCCACCTTCCTAGATTATAACTTTCATAACCATTTTATCTTCTTAATTACCTATCTGCTGCCGGCATATACAAGCACGTAACTGGTTCTTGATCAAGATGCGCATAATCTCGTTCATCCGTGTATATTTATTTGGAGAAACCGCCGGCCAAAAAGCCGGGGAAGAAAAGGCAAACCCGCCGACTTCCAAGAAGTCTGCCGTCGCTCCTTCTAAGAACTCTGGTGCTAATCATTTTGCCACCTCCTCTATATCGTCCACAGTGATTGTAATGAGGTCTTCTTGTTGGGTAGTACCTTCGGCCAGCAGACGCTGGATTCTTTCCGCTTGACACACAAGCACCTGCTCAAAGATGTTCCTGACTGTTCTACCGTTGGCGAAATTCTTGTCCCGACGGCGGTAAAGATCCTCCATAAGCGTAAGAACCTTCTCTTCTGCATCAGGTCCCAAGCGCATGGCCTTTGCCGACACCATCGAAATAAATATCGCTTTCAATTCTTCGGGCATATAGTCCTCAAAGTCGACGTAGCGGGTAAAGCGTGAGGCCAGTCCCGGGTTAGTGTCCAAAAACCTCTGCATTTCATTGGGGTAGCCCGCCACAATAACCCCAAACTTGCCCCTATCGTCTTCCATACGCTTGAGAAGCGTATCAATTGCTTCACGGCCAAAAGAGTCGTATGCCAGGGTATAGGCTTCGTCAATAAACAGGATTCCTCCCATAGCCCTGTTGATAACAGCATTTGTCTTGGGTGCCGTCTGCCCCACATACTCTGCTACGAGGTCTTTCCGGTCGACCTCCACGATGTGCCCTCGCCGCAGAAGTCCAAGAGCCTGGAAAATCTCCCCCAGAATACGAGCTACCGTCGTCTTACCGGTGCCCGGATTCCCACGAAATACAAAATGTAAATTCAAAGGCGTCTGCCCAACTCCTGTCGCTGCCCGTACTCGCTCCACCTCCAGGTAAGCCGCCAGTTTCCTTAACTCTTCTTTGATCCGTTGTAAACCAACCAATCCATCGAGCTTTGCCAGAACCTCCTGCAAGGAAAGACGTCTCTCCTCGCCGTGATAAGCTTTTCGGACATCATCAGGCAAAATCAACGACCATTCCTCTGGATCCTCTGGAGGCTCTGCCGTAACTCGCCTGCTTTGGACTTTGATACATTCCTCAACAAAATTTCTGACCTCTCGAGCGTTGGCGAAATTCCTATCGCGTCTCTCCCACATCTCCCATAAAACTCTCTTGGCTTCCTCGTCCGCACATTGTCCCAGTTTGTATCCGTAACCCCTCACCATACCTTCAAAAATCAAGAAAAGCTCCTCTGGCTTATAATCAGGTAGGTGGAAAAACCGTGTGAACCGAGACCGAAGTCCAGGATTTGAGTCCAGAAATCTCTGCATTTCCTGCTGATAACCTGCTGCAATCACAACCAATCTCCCCCGGTCATCCTCCATTCGTTTAAGGAGTGTATCAATTGCTTCCTGCCCAAATGTATCATTATCCCCCTGCTTCATGGTATAGGCTTCATCAATGAAGAGGACACCCCCTAAAGCCTCATCTATCTTCGCGTTTGTCAAGGGTGCCGTTTGTCCCACATACCCAGCTACAAGGTTCTTACGATCAACTTCCACCACATGTCCTCGGTCCAATAAACCTATGGCTGCCAGGACCTCACCTAACTTTCTTGCGATCGTAGTCTTGCCCGTGCCAGGATTCCCGGTAAGCACCATATGAAGATTAGGAAGGAACGGGCGACCTGACAGATCCGCACGCTTCTTCTGGACTTCGAGCATTTTGATCAAATCGCCAATTTCTTTCTTGACCTCATCCATCCCTACAAGCTCGTTCAGTTCACGCATAATCTCCTCAGCCGGCTTCACCTCTGTTACTGGCCCCTTTATATCCTCTGGAAAGATAAGTCCATCGTCCCCCTTGCGGAGTAGATATCTTTTTCTGATGCCGTCTGCCTCGCTCTGGGCCACATGTCCATTCCCATAGGACTCATCTGCGTGTCGGTAGAGCCACAGGAAACGCTTTCTTAGCATTTCACGAGCCTGGTCTGTAAGATACAATCCCCAGGCGTTCAACTTCTTCTCAGCAATGGTCAACAATTGATCATGATTCAGTCTCGTGAGCCTCAGGGTATAAGCGAAAAGCCCCTTAACATTCGGGTTGTTCTTCAAGTACTCCTCAAAGCCCTTGTACAAACCTGCCAGAATTACGATGGGGTCGTCTAACGACTTCTTTATCTCCACAAGCAGTTTGTCGAGGGGATCTACAGTGCTGGAGTAACCTGCGGGTACGAGCTTTTGCACATCATTGATAAAGAGCAAATTACCTTTTGCCTTTTGAAAGTTCTGCGCTAAGTCCTTATTAAATTGCTGATAATCTGCAGCCTCAACGGTCACCGCATCCTTGATAAGACCGCAGCGTATGAAGGTTGCAGTCAAGAAGTCAACAATTGTGTTCTTACCTGTTCCCGCCTCCCCTATGATGATAGTATTGAAGTTAGGCCGCCCCACCGATTGCCCTTGTTGTCTTTCTGCAAGTTGCACAATCTCCAAGAGCTCCGCTTTTACCTGCTCCGAGACGACGAGATCGTCAATAGCTAGACTTGTTGTGAGGTTCGCAAGGCGTTCCCCACAGCGCTTGCAGTACTTTGCGCTATCCCGGTTGTTGGTAGCGCACTTCAAGCACGTGTTGGACATGCCAACAATGCCTCCTTCTACAATATGCTAAAACTCATCCCGGGATGACCTTTTAACTACCAGGCCACAAGGTCTCTCAAGCTTATGCGCTGGCTTGCCGACGAAAGACCAGCATGTTATAAGTATAGGCACTTTCCCGTCGTCCTAGTAATGAACCAAGACAACCGGGTCGTTCCACAATCGTGCACTCGTCTGCACGATAAAATTCCCAACCCTGTTGAGCCATATCATTGATGATCTTCTCCACGTAGCCTGCGGTTATGTCCTCCGGTAACCTAGCTTCGAAAAGCTTTCGCATAATTGTAACATTGCGTGGGAGAGGAATAACCTTGTAAACCCACTGATTAGCCATTTCTTCATTCCTCCTGTTTGGTTTTAGATGTTTTCGTGACAAGAATTGCCGCAACCACTATTTCACCAATTCTCATCCTCCGCATCGCTCGATAGTATTCCTCGATCCTATCGAGAGACAACTGTCTAGCACTTGCCTCTTCCGACGTTAACCCAGCAGCCTCGAGTAATTTATTTCTATAAGTCCTCCAATAGTACACCGTTACACCGGCTCCAATCAAAGATAAAACCGGAGCAGAGTAAATAACTAAATATATAATCAAAACGCTTAATAAAAAACCAAAAATTGCACCTAACCACCCTGCTAATTCTACTGCTAATTCTATTACCTTTGGCATCATTATCAATATCCATGGCAACTCTATCAAAACAACAACAAAAAAAGCCTCCGGATGTTTGTCGAACCCAGACTGCTCAGGCCACCCGTAAATTTTAGCCATGATCGAAACAAAAATAAAATAAATAGTAAAAGCAAAGCTCAACATCGATTTATTTCGCAATTCTTTATTCTGTTTCTTTACTTCTTTACGCTTTTCTTTAATCATCTGATCGTATGCCTTCTCGACCTCCGCTCTTTTCTGCTCCCGTTCTTGATCTATCTGTTGCTCCACTTCAAGAGCCTTAGACCTAATTGCTTTTTCTTCCTCTGCCACCTTCTCCATCCACGGACCACCATTCTCTACCGACCGAACTATGGCGAGAACCCCTTGATAAAGTTCTCCAAATTCTGCAACCCCGTCATTACTTGCGACCAACCGGGCTAAGGGAACGAAGGTCGTCGAAGGGATGGTAGACATCACGCGCTGCCACATCTGACTGTGTTTATCGTAGGTAGCCCTAAGAACCCTCAGAAATTCCCGCAAATAGCCAATGACGGCATCGACGTTTCCGCTTCCTTCAATACGCTTAGCATATTCTGTAAGCATCAACGCCACCTGTTCTGCAAATCCTGCCATGAAGCTCTGATCCTCCCATAATTTCTTTGTGTCTACTATCGTCAGTATGCGCTCCAGAGATGCAAACGGGTCTAATCTAATGTCATCAAAGTTGTGGAGCACACCTGTTGCCAAAGCCAACACGGCTTCACTGTTCGTGCCCTGCCCCTCCGCTACTTCTAACAGCCGCTCATTCAAAGAGGTGTCCGCATAATAGCGGAGCCAGTAATTTAGCTCTTTTACGTCCTGCTGCAAAAGCCTATGGGCGTTTTCACGAAGCAGCTGCTCTAAATCGCCAGCATCCTTGAGGATTAGGTACTCCGCCATAGAAATCCTCCCTTTATAGCATAACGGAATGTGGTGATATCAAAGCGTTTAAGCGAACGCCATTTTTCGATGCTATCCTTTAACTCAGGGAACTGCTGAAGCCACAGTGAGAGCTTAGAATAAGGATCACGAAGGTCGTCCACCAGATGTTGCTTTACTGCCTCATCGACTTCCAAAAGCTCTTCTGGCCTTTGAAAGCGATACGAGCCTATTCTGAGTATATCACCCCCTTCCAGAGAGAGGATCAGAGTATTGAGAGCCAATTTTGTTGAGTCCGGTACAGCAAAGAGCTTCCGGAACTTGTCAGCTTCTTGCTTATACCCTCTCGCTTCTAGGTAAAGGTACAGGGCGGCCGTCGGCTGCTTGAGCTCTTTCTTATAGTGGAGAAAATGTTCCTCTAAGTGGGATGCAATCTCTTCCGGCGTCCCATACTGACCGCCATCTACCCCTCGGAATGGGCGATTCGGGTCCAGGATATAAATAGCTTTGACCAACCCTGCCTCCTGATCACGCGGATACTCCTCCTCTACGATGGTCTCTATAGCGGAATAAAGGAACTGGTTGACGGGTTCGAGCCATTTTGAAATGGCCTTCCTGTAAAGGTGACGTTTCCCAAGCTCGGGATCTCGTTCCATCAAATCAGCCAGGCTTGCGGGATCTATCGCTACAATCTCTTGTCCCCCTTTCATCGAGAAGACGAACGGTGGATACTCTTTATGGACTTCGGAGTAGACCGGAACCTCTTCGCCGCGAAGCCAGCGTTGAACATCATCATATCCCCAGCGGTGCGCCGGATTGACGGTGATGAGTCCTTTGATGAGCGTCTGAAACTCCCGCGGGAGGTCCTCAGGTATCTCCACCCGACCCTCCATTTTCATGCGCATAGTCCCATACTCACCTAACCCCTCAAACGGCTCACGACCCGTCCATAGGTGGATGAGAGTTATGCCAAGGGCATAGTAGTCTACAGATCTGTCAACAACCGTCTTTCCTCGAATACTTTGAAACACCTCTGGTGGCGCATATACAAGGGTACGGGCCTGACCAGTCAGCTTCTTCGAAAAACCCTCCTCCAACACTGAAGAGATCCCGAAATCGCCCACGACGATATCCCGACGTTCACGATCCCTAAAAAAGATGTTTGACGGTTTAATATCCCGATGAATGACACCTCTTTCATGACAGAAATGGAGGGCATTGACGACCTCGCGCACAATTTCCCTCAGCCTCTGAGGATCCCGGATGGGAAGCACCTCAGAAAGAGTTCCACCGGCAGCGTATTCCATGACCTCATAGAACCGGCCCTGATACCATCCACAGTCAATCAGGGCAACGATATCCGGATGCCGAATCCCTTGAATATACTCGGCAATTTCGTGCTTCGGCTGAAATGCTGGATAATAAATCTTCAGGACAAAGCGATCGCCAGCATGTTCTACCAGGAAGGTTTCGGCCTCACCGGATGCAGCGAGCCTATCTATCAGCCTATAGCGCTTTCCCTTGAGTACCACTTCACTTTCCGCTAGCGTAACTCCAGAGGAAATAACACCGCCCGCTTCACGCTCTGTAGCCTCTTGCATCCCCGAAGAAATAATCCCTTCCTCTTCCGAATGGATCGTCTTTTCTTCACTCATATCTGAACCTCCTCAAGAGTAGATATTGTTTCGGTTTCAAAAATCCACTCCCCGCCTGGAGCTGGGTCCGCACAACCTTGCGGACCCTCCGGATGCAAACAATCGTAGGCCTTACAAAGCCACCCAATTGGTTTTCTGGTAATCTTAATCGTCGGCAAAATCACCTTTAAAGCTCCAAAAAAACGTCTGGCCTCCTGGTTGTTCTTAAAGTTGCGTTGCTGAAGCTTCTCCAAAGCATCGGATTGGATCGATGGAGTTTGCTGGCTTTGTATCTCTTTGGCTTGGTCAATGAGCTTATCCGCCCGCCCCTTATGAAAAAGGGGCTCAGCGGACTTCTTCTGCTGCCATTTCTCAACCTTGTTCTGGTATTCTTTCATCTTTATTAACTCTATCCTTTCCTCGGAAGGTCGGGAGAGTGTAGCTGTTTGCTCGGTTGGTACTAAAAGACCTTGCGCTTCGATTGTTCGCTTGAGATCCTCAATGGATTGACGGGCCTGAGGTGTTAGCGGAATTCCACAATGCTTACAGAAATCAAAATAGCTCATGTTACCACATTGGGGACACGGTATGCCATCAGCGGGATTGCCACATTCCGCGCAAAACTTCGCCCCTTCCTCCAGAGGTGCATAGCAGAACTTGCACTGGCCTTCCAGAAGCCATGCCCCGCACGCTTCACAAATATCGGCACCCGGCAGAATTAGAGCATCACACTGCGGACACTTTCGCGCCGGCGAAAGGGCTACACCACAATTAGCGCAAAAGGATGACTCCTCTTCATTCT
Protein-coding sequences here:
- a CDS encoding zinc-ribbon domain-containing protein translates to MEKSKSSKQAKGNLVTSSERMEEPRVVCSECGTENEEESSFCANCGVALSPARKCPQCDALILPGADICEACGAWLLEGQCKFCYAPLEEGAKFCAECGNPADGIPCPQCGNMSYFDFCKHCGIPLTPQARQSIEDLKRTIEAQGLLVPTEQTATLSRPSEERIELIKMKEYQNKVEKWQQKKSAEPLFHKGRADKLIDQAKEIQSQQTPSIQSDALEKLQQRNFKNNQEARRFFGALKVILPTIKITRKPIGWLCKAYDCLHPEGPQGCADPAPGGEWIFETETISTLEEVQI